The Candidatus Thermodiscus eudorianus region ATAAGAGGATGATTGAGAGGAGGATCAGGCATGGCTACCTGGACACGTGGACCGATAGCCTCGACGAGGCCCTCGACATGGCGCTGAAGGCCAAGGAGAGGATGGAGCCCTTGAGCATTGGCTTATTGGGGAACGCTGCCGAGGTCTTCCCGGAGATCCTCGGGCAGGGGGTGGTGCCCGACCTGGTGACGGATCAGACTCCTGCCCATGACCCGTTGAGCTATATCCCGGCTGGGATGACCCTTGAGGAGGCCAGTGACCTGAGGGAGAGGGATCCTGAGAGGTATAAGGAGCTGGCTCTTGAGAGTATGAAGAAGCACGTCGAGGCCATGGTCGAGTTCAAGAGGAGGGGGAGCATAGTCTTCGAGTACGGCAATAACATAAGGAAGATGGCCTTCGAGGCGGGATACAAGGACGCCTTCGAGTTCCCCGGATTCGTCCAGGCCTATATAAGGCCCATGTTCGAGGAGGGCAGGGGACCCTTCCGGTACACGAGCCTAACAGGCAACCCCAAGGACATAGAGAGGCTCGACGACGAGCTGATAGCGACGTTCAAGGAGAACAAGAGGCTTGTCAGGTGGGTCGAGAAGGCCAGGAGGCACGTCAAGTTCCAGGGGCTACCGGCCAGGGTCGTGTGGCTCGGCTATGGCGAGAGGGCGAGGTTCGGGAAGATAATGAACAGCCTGATACGGCTTGGAGAGATAGGCCCCATGTGGATCGGGAGAGACCACCTGGACTCGGGTAGCGTCGCCAGCCCCTTCAGGGAGACCGAGGGCATGAGGGACGGGAGCGACGCCATAGGAGACTGGCCTGTGCTGAACGCGCTCCTAAACGCGGCCGCCGGGGCTACATGGGTGTGCTTCCACCACGGCGGGGGCGTGGGTATAGGCTACTCCATCCACGCCGGGATAGGCCTCGTACTAGACGGGACTCCTGAGAGCGAGAAGAGGGCCGAGCTAGTCCTAACCGCGGACCCGGGCCTGGGCGTCGTGAGGCATGCCGACGCCGGCTACGAGAGGGCTAAGCGCGTTGCATGCGAGAAGGGTATATGGATGCCCATGCTGAACTGCTAACGCCTCCACCCCCTAGACCGTGCTGGTGGTAGAGGGTCCCTCCCTCCGGGCCATGCACACGTATATGCCTAGCCTAAACATATGTAGGCCAGTATTAAAATAGCCTGCACAAGTATATATTTACCGGTGGCTCTGGGTGAAGGCGTACACGCTCAAGCTAACAGTAGAAGAGGCCCAGTCGTGTAGGACCAAGCCAGCGGCCAGGCTCGCGCTACTCCTACTGGAGATGAAGGAGGGAGACTACCTCGAAGTCGAGGGGGAAGACATGTACTACCCCTATAGGAACGTGAAGAGCATCCTAACCGCCTCCGGCCTTGAAATCGTGGAGGAGGAGTACGACGGGCTCACATATAAGATAGTAGCTAGGAAACCAGCCTAGGAGACGGGACCAGCCTTGCTCGACTGTAGCTCCATTAAGAAGGACTTCCCCGAGCTCTCAACAGGCCTCATATACCTCGACAACGCCGCCTCAACCCTAAAACCATACAACGTCCTAGAGGCTATGAGAGAGTTCGCCGGCAAGAAGTACGCCAACGTGCACAGGGGAGTATATACTGAGGCCGTCGAGGCCACACGCGAGTACGAGGAGGCCCATAGGGTGGTTGCCCGCTTCATAGGAGCCCGGGAGGGCGAGGTCGTCTTCGTACCCCAGGGGACCACCCGTGCAATACAACTGGCCGCCCTCCTCATACACTACAACGCTGGCCTCTCGGGCGGCGACGAGATAATAGTGCCGGGCGACGCGCACAACTCCAACCTACTCCCCTGGAGGCAGCTGTCGAGGCTCACGGGGGCCAGGCTCAAGATAGTCCCCGTGGACCGAGAGGGGGTCCCGCGCTGGGACGAGCTGGGCGGACTCATAACGAGGAACACCAAGGTCGTAGCAGTTACACACGTCTCAAACGTCACAGGATACGAGAGCCCCGTCAGGGATATATCGGGGATCGCCCACGAGCACGGCGCTCTCGTGGTGGTCGACGGAGCCCAGAGCACGCCCCACATGCCAATAGACGTCAGGGGCCTGGGTGCAGACTTCTTCGCCTTCTCAGGCCACAAGATGCTCGGGCCGACGGGCATAGGAGTGCTGTGGATTAGGGGTGACCTGGCGGCTGAGTGGGAGCCGCCGCTCGGCGGCGGAGGCACTATCAAGGACGTGATACAGGTCGACGGCGAGGTTAGGGTCCTCTGGGACGACCCGCCGTGGAGGTTTGAGCCCGGCACGCCCCCAATCATTGAATCCATAGGCTTAGCCAAGGCTATCGAGTACCTGGAGGGGTTGGGCATGGAGAACGTTGCAGAGCATGAGAGGAGGCTCGTGGAGAAGACTCTAAGGGGACTAGAGGGTATCGATAAGGTCTCGGTAATTGGCCCCAGCGACCCGGCCAGGAGGAAGGGGATCGTCACTCTAGCCGTGGAAGGCGTGAACCCGGATCTAGTGGGCCTGGGCCTCGGCCAGCGTAGGATCGCGGTTAGGACCGGGACCCACTGCGCTAACATGCTCTACCACAGCCTGGGCTTCCACGAGGGGGGTGTTAGGGCTAGCTTCTACATCTACAACTGCCCTAGCGATGTAGACGTCTTCATAGAGGAGCTCTCCAGGCTCATAGGCTAGAGGGACCCTCCCAGTAGGTAGGAGTTGAGGCTTTAAGCCGGTTCACCGCCCAATAGACTGCCTGGAGCAGGCCCGTGGGAGCACCCCGTAGTCCACGGGGGTCTCTGTGACCTCGGGTGGCTCCACCCCTAGGCCTCCACCTCATCATAATGACGCCTCCATATAATCCCCTGTCGCCCTTCAAGTGGTTCCCGGGACCTGGTTGAAGCCGAAGATAGCGCTATACACGGGCATATCACTGTTGAGCCTGGCCGGCGGGCTACTCTACATTACTGGGCTAGGCAAGGTAGCCGGGTATGTTCTAGCGCTGCTCTCTATAGTCCTGCTGGCCAGGTTCCTTGCGAAGCTGGTGGCGAGTAGGGAGTTCACTGTAGACCTACTCATGGCTGTAGTCGGCATAGTAACGCTCTACTACGGCCTCCTAGTCGAGGGGCTAATCATACTCCTACTCTACGGGATAGCTGAGACAATGGAGGAGTTCATAGAGGCGAGGGCCGAGAAGGAGATTGAAGCCATTGCATCCCATGTAAGGGACAAGGTCCTAAAGGAATACGCGGGCAAGGCCATAGAGGTAGACGTTAGAAGGGTCGAGCCGGGCGACGTTATAATTGTGAGGGTCGGCGAGGCCGTCCCGCTGGATGGAGAGGCCCTGGGGGATGGGGTTATAGATGCGTCCCTAGTCACCGGAGAGCCCCTGCCAGTCGAGGTCAAGCCCGGTGACCTTGTGCTGAGCGGTAGCTTGGTCGTAGAGGGACCCCTCCGGCTGAGGGTCCTTAAGAGATTCGAGGAGTCCCACTTGGCGAGGCTGGTTAGGCTCGCCAGGGAGGCTGTGGAGACGAAGCCCCGGGTTACGAGGGTTATAGAGAGGCTCACTCCCCTGCTCACGCTGCTAGTCCTTGGCCTCTTCGCGCCAGTGCTATACCTGTATGGGCCCGTGAAGGCGCTGCCCATAATACTCGTGGGGTGTCCGAGCGCCTTCATAATATCATCGGCCTTCCTCGCGTCATACTCCATCGCCCGGCTCGCGAGACACGGGATACTCGTTAGGAACGCTGGCGTCCTCGAAGCCATGAGTGATGTAACGGCGGTTGTATTGGATAAGACGGGGACCCTCACGGAGCTGAGGGTGGACCCGGAGCGGGTCGAGCCGCCGCCAGGTTATGGTAAGATGGAGTTCCTCGGCATAGTGGGCAGCTACGCCAAGTATAGCAGGCACCCGGTCTCCCGCGCGCTCCACGGGTACTCCATGGACGAGTCCCTGAGTGTCAGGGAGGTTAGGGGCGTGGGCCTAGTCGGGTCCTCGGGCGGCCTCCAGGTGGAGATTAGGGGCGGGCGCCTGGAGGAGTGTGGTAAGCTCCTGGAGGCCGTCGTCAATGGGGCTAGCGGCTATATCTGCCTCCGGGAGGAGCTTAGGCATGGAGCCAGGGAGCTTGTGTCGTTCCTGAAGTCCCGTGGGGTCAGGGTGGTGATGGCTAGTGGTGATGACCCGGGTAATGTTGCCCGTGTGGCTAGGATGCTTGGCATCGAGGAGTATTATGGCGGTATGAAGCCGGAGGATAAGGCTAGGCTTGTCGGGGAGCTGCAGGGGGAGGGTTATAGGGTTGCCTTTGTGGGTGATGGTGTTAACGACTCGGTGGCCCTTGCTAGGGCTGACGTTGGGGTTGCTGTGGGGGAGCTTGATGTAGCCCGTAAGGTTGCCGATGTATCGGTTAGAGGGACCCCTAGCCAGCTCCTAGAGTTGTTCATGTATGGGATGAGGCTGAAGCCTTCTATCATGGCGGCGTTCTACTCGGCTGGGCTTTTGAAGCTGCTGGTCGGGTCTCTGGG contains the following coding sequences:
- the cadA gene encoding cadmium-translocating P-type ATPase, with amino-acid sequence MKPKIALYTGISLLSLAGGLLYITGLGKVAGYVLALLSIVLLARFLAKLVASREFTVDLLMAVVGIVTLYYGLLVEGLIILLLYGIAETMEEFIEARAEKEIEAIASHVRDKVLKEYAGKAIEVDVRRVEPGDVIIVRVGEAVPLDGEALGDGVIDASLVTGEPLPVEVKPGDLVLSGSLVVEGPLRLRVLKRFEESHLARLVRLAREAVETKPRVTRVIERLTPLLTLLVLGLFAPVLYLYGPVKALPIILVGCPSAFIISSAFLASYSIARLARHGILVRNAGVLEAMSDVTAVVLDKTGTLTELRVDPERVEPPPGYGKMEFLGIVGSYAKYSRHPVSRALHGYSMDESLSVREVRGVGLVGSSGGLQVEIRGGRLEECGKLLEAVVNGASGYICLREELRHGARELVSFLKSRGVRVVMASGDDPGNVARVARMLGIEEYYGGMKPEDKARLVGELQGEGYRVAFVGDGVNDSVALARADVGVAVGELDVARKVADVSVRGTPSQLLELFMYGMRLKPSIMAAFYSAGLLKLLVGSLGIAGLIGLPVVAFLGDDGSTFTGLGVGLYRLGWGSRGR
- a CDS encoding cysteine desulfurase, which encodes MLDCSSIKKDFPELSTGLIYLDNAASTLKPYNVLEAMREFAGKKYANVHRGVYTEAVEATREYEEAHRVVARFIGAREGEVVFVPQGTTRAIQLAALLIHYNAGLSGGDEIIVPGDAHNSNLLPWRQLSRLTGARLKIVPVDREGVPRWDELGGLITRNTKVVAVTHVSNVTGYESPVRDISGIAHEHGALVVVDGAQSTPHMPIDVRGLGADFFAFSGHKMLGPTGIGVLWIRGDLAAEWEPPLGGGGTIKDVIQVDGEVRVLWDDPPWRFEPGTPPIIESIGLAKAIEYLEGLGMENVAEHERRLVEKTLRGLEGIDKVSVIGPSDPARRKGIVTLAVEGVNPDLVGLGLGQRRIAVRTGTHCANMLYHSLGFHEGGVRASFYIYNCPSDVDVFIEELSRLIG
- a CDS encoding urocanate hydratase; this translates as MQDSSVPGWIREKYSGRGIMRLIEEGYYRPWERLRVRHIRGWDMHVKSGSWQLEGPLRMLFHVLDPEVAKDPEHLIVYGGTGRAARSWEAFEAIAETLMEMSEDQTLVVQSGKPVAVFRTHKMAPRVVISNAMLVPKWADWDYFRELEGKGLTMYGQMTAGCWAYIGTQGILQGTYETFAFAAEKHFPGGSLEGRLVLTAGLGEMGGAQPLAATMNGGVAIVVEVDKRMIERRIRHGYLDTWTDSLDEALDMALKAKERMEPLSIGLLGNAAEVFPEILGQGVVPDLVTDQTPAHDPLSYIPAGMTLEEASDLRERDPERYKELALESMKKHVEAMVEFKRRGSIVFEYGNNIRKMAFEAGYKDAFEFPGFVQAYIRPMFEEGRGPFRYTSLTGNPKDIERLDDELIATFKENKRLVRWVEKARRHVKFQGLPARVVWLGYGERARFGKIMNSLIRLGEIGPMWIGRDHLDSGSVASPFRETEGMRDGSDAIGDWPVLNALLNAAAGATWVCFHHGGGVGIGYSIHAGIGLVLDGTPESEKRAELVLTADPGLGVVRHADAGYERAKRVACEKGIWMPMLNC